GAACAAACTAACCACAGCTAGATTCGGATACGTGCGTTCTGTGCCGCAATCACAACTATCGAACCTTGCAACGCTAGCCTTAACAGCTATGCTCTCTTTCCTATAACCGCTGGTTTATCCGCGACTTCTAGCTGAAATTACGCGCAGAACTGACATTTCACAGAGGATTTTGTTTAATAATATTGTGTGCCTTTTTAGATCATTGCGCAATGCTTCGGTGAGCGGTCTTTTTCTCGCGCATTCAGCGCATTCAAGATCTGTCCAGTAAGAATTATTTTGTTGCTCAGCGCTGTCCTGTCTTGTTCCGACCACCTTTCTGTCTTAAGATATTTTATTTGATTTAACGAATCTAAAGATATTCATTTCAGTACTCCGGTGACTTTCTCCATCTTCTGCGTGCGTCATGCTGTTGTAGAATGGTGTTATGGCGAGAACAAGAATTTGCTCCGTCGCGACGAGTCCACAAAAGGTTCTGGGATATCTTCTTTTTTGCTTTGgatgttttcttttccttcgtcTTATTTCACACCCTTTTGACACCTGTTTTCACCTTGTCAAAGCAGTGACTACAAAGACATTCCTTGTTCAACTATTGTTGATCACTCCAAATCCCCCAGAATACCCTACGCTCCAATATCAGGAACATGTATTCCATGCGTAAAGAAATAAGTTGTAGGAAATATCAATATTTCTGCGCCGAATGCCGCGATAAcaaaatgggggagggggggccGGGGCAAAAAACGAGAAGGGGTGGGGGTGAATATAAGCCACCGCCACTATCTACACATCACAGCGAGCAGCTATTATGAAGCATCTGCACTGGTTACGCATCTATAGGCAATTAAACAAGTGTTCTTGGTGAATTTCCGTGCAGCGCTAAAAATTACGACGAAGGACGAAGAAGATAATACACGCAGGACAGGCGCTGACGGTCAACTTAAATTTATTTTGAAAagcatgaagaaagaaagaaaccacgtATCTTAAAACACGTGACGAACCCCCAGAACGTTGCTGTCTTCGGGCACAATCTCAAACTTGAAGCTCATCATCGGCTCTTATCTTACGTTGCCACACGTGTTGATCAGATATTCAAGTTCTTTGTCCCATAGCGGAATTGACGGTTGATTGACACAGCTTCCTCTTTTCGTTCTTGTGTGAAAAGCTTCAATTATTTCACGCGCACACTGGGCTCGGTGCCTCGATAAGCGACATCTCGATAAGCGACATCGATATTTTAGCGACACCATGGTCTTAATCGAGGCACCAAGCCCAGTGCGCACGTGAAATAGTTGAAGCTTTTCACACAAGAAGGAAAGGGGAATGCTGTGTCAGTTAACCGTCAATTCGGCTGTGGGACAAAGAATTTAAATATCTGATCAGCACGTGTGGGAACGTGTAAGATAGGAGCCGATGATCAGCTTCAAATTTGAGATTGTGCCCGGAAGACAGCAACGTTCCGGGGGTTCGTCACGTGTTTTAAGATATGTGGATTTCTTTGTTCATGTTTTTCAAAATAAATTTCAGTTGAGCATCAGCGCCTGTCCTGCGTGTATTTTCTTCATCGTCCTTCGTCCTAATTGTGAGCGCTGCACAGAAATTCACCATGAACGCTTACCAACTCACTCAGTTTTCTACATGTCCTAAACAAGTGTCCCAATTCAACGAAACAATTACGTTACCGCGACAAGGCATTGCCCTAGAACAAGATCACTTCATCGCCACTCTCATTCCTATAGAGCAGACGTTGACGGAAGACACACTATGTAATCCTAATGTCACCTAAAAAAACGTGATGGATGCCCACGAACTTCACATGTCACTTGTCTCAATAAGTTAAATTTAATCGTCTAAATATAGATATATCTTCCCTGCATGGCTTAGCTACATATTTTCCCACAACCTATCACTACGTAGTTTATATACAACTTCACAAAGCATTCATATTTTCCCTTAGCCGCTACACTTCTGCGTGCTGAGCCTCTTGTTGCGACATCATCGCCGCCACTCGCCGACGCTTCCGCTTCTGTCTGTTGACTTGAGGCAGTGTTCTCGCTGTACGACCGCCTGGCCTTGGCGGCCATGCAAAGTCTCGCTTGCACGGCACGACGCTTCTACCATTCTGCTCTGTTCTTTACGGCACATCCACCAGTCCACACCTCCACTATATCCCGCACCCCCACCAAAAATGTAGCGACATTGAGAAACACGGATCAAaaatatagcatacatatacctaaatatatacggaacctcacggcgacgccgacgccaaagcaaaaattcgcttggagtgtccatataattgttattgcAATAAAACAGTCATTTATTAATTGTCTAACCTGAGTCCACAACTCAAAGTCACTGTTCTAGCGCAGTAGAAGTCAGTCGAGTTCTCCGCTGAGGTCCCAAATGCCCTCCCACTATTCTACACTTCTCCTCCTATTCAGCCCAGACGCGGTGTCCTCCAGTTGGGGGAGTTCCACGCGTGATGCCTCGTGCGCATGCTATGCTGGCAGGTGCACCCGGCTGCTCGTGCCGCGATgaacgctgcctgttgttgctgaagCCATGGTAAGACGTGCACGGTGTCCAAAATTAAAGGTTCCTTATGATCCGAGACAGACAGACGGAGGGACGGTGAAGGCAAAACATTCTTCGCATTAAACGCTTACTATTTGAATAAAGACAGACATCCCTTCTGCAAACAGCCCTTCTGGCGCTTGTAACAAAGAAGGtgtgttatttctttctttgacaaCTATATATAACAATGTCACATGAGAACAGCCCCGCTTTGCTCGAAGCAAGAAATAAGGTACAGGGCGGTTTTCTGTTTGCGTCGCTGAGGGTGTGACCGATGGTGGCATTAACAGCTATTCGCCGAGGAAAAACTCCAGGAACGGCTTACGGATCAGAAATAAGCGTGGCGTGAAGCGCTGAGAAAGGACCTGTCTTGATCGGATGACGAACTCGTTTGTCGGCTCCGAATGAGAGTCCAGCTTCGTGGTGAAGGCGCACCTCGCGATCAGGTCCAATGCGTAGTCCCAGAAGAGCCTTCATCAACAAAGCAGGTGCATTAACGGGGGGAAAAAAAGAGGAGTCAACACAGTCAGCATGGTATATTGGGCTTAGTGCAACGCTCTGATAACATTTATTCCGCTACTGAAAGGGCGCGTTGTCGCTCTAGCGACGATACGCTTAGGGTACACCCGGCGAACAAATGGGCTTGTCTCATTAACTGTCAGGAGTTTCAGCAAAGACATTAAGATATAGAGACCCACAAACGGAAACGAACTGGAACTAAAGAGGCGTCAACATGGTAGAGTATCTTAGTCATGCTGGACAGCGTTTCAGCAAGGTGATCGATATATATCATTGCCAAAGACAGCCTGCTCATTCAGCGTCATCTTTTACCGATTTCCGTTGCCACTGCCTACATCATGGGACGGAACTTCAGTAATCACGTAAAACTAGCACACCAAGTCTGCTTTTGAGTATAAAAACGTCATCTAGCCTACCTGAGTAACTTGACCTCGTTCATAACCTATTAATCGCCACGAAAGCTTGTTATCTCTCAAGAGCAACGCAGTACGAAAGAAgatgcatgggggggggggggggggggggttcgcgaCAGGATATTCGCTCCGACCTAAATCAGCGATTCTGCGATAATCGCTCAAAAACCTGTTGTGTAAAAATCGTTAATCTCTTTTCAATAATTATTAATACAAAAAACATGCTGTTTGGGGGTAATTCAAGGCGTGTTTCATTAAGTAGAAATCTTGACACCATCCTTTTCGTGACATTTGTCCTCAAAACAGCAAAACCTGCAGCTATATACCGGATGCGTGACATATTTGAGGACACAATGACGACTTCAAGAATAGCAACAATATTTCAGTCAAAAATCTAAATATGCCTTTCAAAATGTTTACGTTGTTTCTTTTACCGTTGTTTTCAAAGGCTGTGAAATAAAACCATTTTCGGCCACAATTATTGACTGAATCCGACTTCCATAACGGCTGCATGCTCGGATCCCATAGTGCGTGTTAAACTTTAGCAGTGCTTCCACGATAGCAGCTTTTAGCGAGTTTTTAACATTATATGGCTGCCTTGTCAGTTTCACTCTCATTGACGCTGTCTATACGTAGCAGAGTAGCAGGTTAATGTTGGAAACTATAGGGACGTCACATTGCGGGTGATGTAACCGCAGATGTTGGTTGATCCTTTCCACCTATCAATTATACACGGGCAATTGCAGgcgacaaaacaaaacaagacaaAAGAATGCCTATCGAAAAAGACAACAATACACACCAACAGAACAAGAACTCTTATCAACGGCAAAAACGTCCTGCCACCTTTATCTTTCAGTGCGCTCCAGATACTGAATGCTCGGAGATTACATGTTACCCTTAGATACTGAATAATGTTTTGCTGGTGCGTTGGCAGTAAAAATGAAACCTTACTGTTTAACATCAACATCCTCTTCTTTAGACGCTGCTCTCTTCAGGTGTTCTGTTGTCACCAAAACGCAATCCTCAATCAAGGAGTTCATCTGGATTTGttgaaaaaataaaatgaggTCAAGTATTGCCGAACCAAAGGTCCGAACATAAATCATCGTCGTCATGCGTTCTCGTTAGCGGGATAAGAATGGATGCGATGAATATACCGTTGCGTTTAACTGCCGAGAAAATCAGGCTGTTTCGAGACATAACAAGACACATTTTGCCGGCTACCTTGATGCGCCGAAAGTATAGCAGTGCTGCACTTCGTCTTCTTTCAAGGGATGCTGAACATAAGTTAAAGCTAGATTGGTAACATGCGCTTCTGAATTTGGAAATAGATCAGTCTTACTGTGAACAGAGAGGGAGAGATACTGTCTTTATAATGAAAGCAGGAGATCTTGGCCTGGCTAACGGCCTGGCATGTTACTCCGAATGTTGGGTGAAAGTTGTTATATAGAGAGACACAAACACACAAGCATCACATACGTCCAGACACGCATGCATAATCAACCTGCTCATAAAGTTTCATGGAAGCGGGGCACTGAAGACCGGACTCAGAAACGGAGGACTGCTGCCGAGACTTCTTAGATGATTAATACGTACTGCAGTAATAAAGCAAGTTGGGCGAGTTGATTGTCGTTCATAACGACAGCAGAGAGCGCAAAAAAGGAACGAGGACAAGACGgtagacaggacgagcgctcctGTCTTCTACTTTGTCATCGTTCTCTTTTTGTGCTCTCTACATTCATTACGCACTTTGATGAGACTCCCACACCGCCTCCACGTGACATGACACATTTGTGCAACGTATGGTTAATTATAATTAAATGCTTATTAATGAAACAAGCATAACGTCGCATTGGAAAACAAACGAGAAATCAACATCACTTTTGCGCACCCATcacaacaaagaaaaataaaattttgaGAAAACATGCAAGGACCTGTTTTGAAACAGTCACAAGTTTAACGTGAATAACTGTTTATTTTCTTAGTTTCTTTCGAACGAACAATGGATATGCAACATGAATACGCACTCAGATAACACGAGTGAAATGCCTCCGCGATATCACTGCTCTTGAAAGCATCGCAGAACCTAATTCCTTACTTCCGATAGAGGCTACGTTCACAATGCGCGTGTACGAAGTATGATGAAGGCTGCTCTCGCATAAAACTTCGACTCGCTGGTGTTCACATTATTTCGCCCGCTTTGTGGAGATATTCTGTCATAAATGTTCGACATTTATCATTGTATAGTCGAAATACAGCCTTAGCTGTCACTCCCGTTCCATTGAAGCTTTACATTTAAAAGCACTATTACCGATTGTTGACAAGACGTGTGTCTACTCAGCGCTGACAATGTTTTGCGCGTATGACTTAGCAAACAGCACTGCTTAGTACTCAATGGAAATTAAGCTAAATGTGCTGAGAGAACAATAATTTTTGATGAACAAACGCTTGTGCGACTCCTCAGCAGACCTTCTTTCTGTACACCAACTCACTGCGCAACGTTATGCTTAACGCAACACACCAGCGTCCTGCAGAGATATAGTTTCGTATTCTCTTTCTCTCAAAGAACGTGAATAATAGAGAACAGAGCTTCGAATGAGCTAACGTTGAGCAGAACCCTCTAAATACAAACGTGGCATGTAAGTATTAGAGGCGCATCTAGCGTAATAAGGCACACAGTCTTCTGCGTAATACCGACGACCTTCAGCGTCCTTTCGCAGCATGTTGCGTCTAGTGACCACTTATGGAATCTTACTTTACGACTGGGCCTCTTTTCACTGTCCTAAGACGTGTCTGCAACAACAAAAATTTCTAATGTACCACATCAACAGAACGACCTCTCAGACCCGTAGTAATCAGCGCCATCGGGTTGGACTAATTCCCGGGTAGGAATGCTTCGCTTCTTTGCAACAGTGCCAAAATATTGCACACCTGTCGATATAAGTAAAATCTAAAACAGAAGCTCTAACTCGCCTATACGCGTTTCTTAATTACCGCTCAGAAATGTCAACGTGCGTAGAATTCCCTTGTCAAGATAGAAGTATACAGAAATATATCCCTATCGAGAGCATGCTACACCCACTCCAATGCAGAAAAACGACTAGGGACACTAAAAAGTAATAAACTAAGCTAGACTGGTTGATTACAACGCCTTAATTACAAACAGGCCAAACTTAGCATGAGCTGAAATTTGAGAAATTTCTATAGAAAAGATGCTGAGACGAAAAACTGGCAGTGACGTCACGTTGAGCCTCCCGCGTAAACTACCTATGACGTCGTTGGCTTTTTGCGCCTTGTTTATCGTGAATTACGCTGCATTCAATCTCCACTTTCTTTGTAAATCCCTCTTCAGCGTTGTATTCAGACGTTCAGAAAACCCCAGCATGGTTACATTTTAAGATTTTTTCTTCGCGGGAAATGCCCAAATACGCAGAAACGCCCGTAGATTACGGTAAGTGATGTCATCggtgccaccttttttttttttctggaggtgGGGGGAGTGAAACACAAGGAAGGGCAGTTCGGTTTTTCTTTTAGTCACCTAGAAACCAACCAGCAATGGCCATAACACATCATATGCCAATATTGTGAATTATAAATTGGCAATATACAGTGAAATACATTACTTTTCGTAGCACTGCAGCAGAGAACGCCGGGACCGCACCCAAGCGAACCTTTCGCCACACTTCCACTGAAGCCATGCTCATCATGTTATCCAAAAGTGGCTCATTCATCTGGAACGTCTGGAAATAAATTAAATCAAAGGACGCTCAGTGAAAGTCCAAAGAAGCAAACATTCGTTACGTGATCACCTGGTCACCAACTGCGAATGTGAAGATAGGCAGTCGCTTTTTCCAACGCTCGGGTCTCTGATCACGCAGAATGCGCATGGCTCCAAGAACAAGGCGCATCAGTAACATAGCCAGAGCGTCAGATAGACGCTGGAACTTTGTCAAGTTTAAATGCAAGTCTATCGCGAGCGTTGGTGGTTTCGTGAGTAGCACTGAGTGCAGATGTTCTTAGCACAAATTAAGCGTGCATGATGTTGTGGCAATGTCAAAATTTTACATCTGGTCTGAAACCACGGATGCTGCTTCCAACTCAAGGCATGCGCGCCACAGAGAAATAGATGTTGCGTAAAAACATTCACACAAACCTTCTTGATTTGTACGTACCCTTCGGTCAGGCACAGATGCGAAGTCGTCCACTAAGACGTGCTTCACCATCTTGGGCTCTGCTACAAAGAGCACGGCCTTGCCCATCTCGAAGGCACTGATAATAGTAAGGGGattgcggagaaaaaaaaagatacgcaGAAACCGTCGCGGCTGGTTATCTAAGAAAGCGAATCACTTACGGACTTCGCTGAACGATCCGTGCAGCTCTGTGAATAACATAAATGCATCGGACGAACTAGCAAGACAATTAAGATAGCATCCTTAAGGCTTTAATTGTGTTTTGATAATTAAAGCGTGATGTAGTTCAAGCgtggaagagaaaaaaataaaaatgccttttcttcctttctttctttctttctttcttcctttccctttctttctttctttctttttcttccagcAGCATTGGCTTTTTTAGCCTGTTTTGAGGTAAAAGTAGAGGGGCGAAATCTATTCGTTTGAAAAAAACGTTGCGGAATGTCTCCCTCAGCTAGCGTTCATGGCTACCGGCCAAATAATTGACAGATTTAAGGTCAAATTAGTGTTGTTCATTTTACGTCAGGCAACTTTGTATTTTGCTACACTGCAACTCCGATTATCGGAGTTTGACAATAAGTCGCGCCATTTAAAATATAAATTGGTTAACTGAATCCCTTTATTGAAACACCCAGAATTTTTATTACCAGGGGTTCCATATGACCTCAgtatggaaggggggggggggggggggggggcaaaggaaCACGGGCAAAAGCAAAAGAATTCACTTCACGTCTGGCGGTCGATGGTAGTCGAACGCGCAGATTATCACTAAGAGATTAGCGTCTCTCTGGCATGCACATCGTTCCTACAGCTGTAACCATCTTTAAGAGAGGTGATTCGGGGATGTAGATGCTCGGTCCTTTTGCTCTGCAGACGATTGCAGACCCAGGGGAGATGCTGGAACGGTTCGGCTGACCCGCAGTGTTGTTGGCCTGCAGCGTTATTGAagaagtttcttcttcttctgccgcTTGTATATCGGGCGGGCGTCTTCAACACGATCGATAGGTTCGCCATAGAACTTTTTTCATGtgccatatatttttttttcaaacgacCTACATTCCTATGAAATAAAGAAACGACTCACCCGAAAAGCTTCCCGTACTTTTTATACCTCGCTAGATCAATCTCGTGTAGTGGCTGCAAAATAATGCAATTGTAAATTAAGCTTTAATTAACGGTACATTTCAACGTGGCATTTTTCTGTAAGAGCGCAAATGCATAAACTGCTCGTGAGAAGGAACAGAAAACTTGCGAAAAGACTTTCTACGTGTTGTTGGACAATTGTAATCAAAATCAGTATCAAGCAACTGAGGAGGGTTTCAAACTACTGTGAAAATGTTCTTTCTTCTGCGAAATAGGACAACTGTTTCCGCAGTGAGCTATAATTTTATTGCTCTCGGCTCACAACGGTCAACGCAGAGCTACTGCCAATGACATTGTCGCGTTTGCACCTATCGTTTTATTCTCTATAGATAAGATAAAACAACATAAACACTGATTATATTCTCTCATGTAATTAATGTCTGCCTTTGTTTGGACGGCTTTACGCGTAATTGCTGCAAGTTTGATTAACAAGTGCTGCGCGGCACCTTTTGAAGGAGCTGTACTTCTGTAGCACAGCACGAACCTGATTACTTTTTGTGTTCAATCGCTTCAACATAAATGAATGCCCTAGATGTTTTTATGTTTTTGCAGCGAGCGCGTACATTTCTAATAGGTGACACATATCATACTCTTAAGTTGTTACTTACGTTGGAGAAAAGCTTTAATGTGGCACCGAATATGAGTGCGAATGGTTCTGAGGGAACATTCTGGTTTTTCCAGTAGTTGCGATTCCGTGAGGCGTATCTGCAACAATTCAATGAAAAATAGAGAGCACGAATGCCAAATTACCAAGTGCCCTCGCACATATTAGGCTTTCCCGTATCAGCAACGAAGTGTACGGAATAGAAAGCGAAAACAAGAaatatggggctttacgtgccgtaatcacgatatcattatgaggcacaccgtagtgaggggggcggggggggggggggtggactcCAGCCAGATGAATTTTTATTACCAGGGGTTCTTTTACTggcacacaatgcacggtacaagggcatatttttaaatttcgcccccatcgaaatgcggccgccgcgaccggaaTTTGATCCCGTGTCCTCGGGCTTACCAGCGCAACGAAATAGCCACTACGCCATCACGGCGGGTAAACACAATATCGGTTTTACTTATAAGCACCAAGGCAGATAATTGCCAAAAAAACGCCGTCGACCAAACTTGTACAATCGGGTATGCCTGACTAATAGCATCTTTGGGCATACCAGCGCTGGCCCTGTCGCTTTGCTGACGTGGCTGCCTGGTCTGttcacgaagacacccagacgcgtcctTTGGCGAGTGCGGACGCTACCagagaacttcgtctgcttgcatgcaaaaaaattcccaggtgtccttagctatcgcctaataGACGCGAAGGCGAAGGtcttgtaaagcctactgtaattcagTTTACGAACGATTACTCCAATCGCATGAGAATGGCCGATATCACGAcatgcgactcctgtaggtgcaaGGAAGCCATCGAGCAACTGCTGTTCAtgtgtcctcgctacgacgtcgAACGCCTTTATCTCTCCGGACAACTTTTTAACCGaatggactcgagaccgttctctgagtcgaAGATATTCGGACCGCGGCCAcatccgtcactggcacaaaaagccaTTCGTGCGCACTGTTCCGTATCGgatatgtttcaaacctctttcgtAGGCTGATTCCGGAAATTGTGCagagccgcgccagtaaaattGCATCACTTTCAGGTTTTAGCTCTGATATTGATTCGCACTTTAGTGCAGTACTTGAAGTGTACCGGTTTGAGAGAGCTTATAGTGATCCTGTGCATCCTCCCACGTACACTCAGTGCTCACTatcttcctctttctattcccacTTTCTCTTACCaaagtagcaaaccggacgctcgtctggtttacctccctacctttcctctccttgctttctctcttggcCGTAGGTTAAACAACATATGTTATCCAATGAGTATGCCTAAGCATGCAGTCGTGACACATTGTGCACCAAATTAGAAAAATGACGCAGATTTCGGCGATCCCTTCGGCTCTGAACCAGAGTTGCGGAGTGGCAACTCCGGAGTTGGAATGATTCctgaatcattccacattttttAACACCATGACTGGAATGGTATCCCGAGATTCCGGAATGGAGTTGGAATGGAATATGCACAAAGTCCAGGAGCGCCAAGCGTTGATTTTGTGCGAGACTACAAAACCGTTAAATTTGGCCATTATACTAAGCGAGACGTGTCCTACGTAATACATTTCTCATTTTTTACTCAATATGGCTCTTTCGGTACCTCTGCCGCGGAAATTATAAACACGGCATTCTACACATTCTGCACTTCTGAGGACCAGGAAACTTATCTTCGTTACACTGGTGAAGTGCATTTAAAGACAGAACCGTTTAGTTAGACATAACTCCCTTACTTTTTGTTAATGAGCTAACTCCTTGTTCTTGGTGTACTCGTTAACAGTTAGTTAAGGAGCCAAGTTGACAAGAATTATTTGATTTAGCAAGAGCATGCTTCACCTACGACAAAGGGATGCAGGCCAAAAACGATCATGCGCCAACTGTTGCAGCCTGTGCGGTGATTTGGAAAGACCGCAATGTTTTTTTCGCGCACTGTCGAGTATCCCGAACGCGCGCTAACAGGCGGTCAGGGAGGTGTGCTCGAAAATGGTGGCCGTTAATATGCCAGTAAATATGAGACAAGAAATGTCAGCCGACTTACGCGATTCCTTCAACTATGAACCCATTTAATGCAATAGCAGCATTCTCTTTGAAGACCACCATTTTAATTTTCCTTTCCGGCTTTTGCCTCAAATAATTGCGCTCCGCCCACTACCGGGGACATGGTTTAAGATTATTTTAAGCTTATTTTCTACTTTGATTTACTCGAATGAATAATAATTAGATTACAGCGCACAGAGATTACAGAGATTGAGAGGCCACAAAGCGTTTGTTTTTGTGCGAAAAAGTAGTACATAGCGTTATTTGTTACGTTGTAAAGACAtcaaaaacgttttttttctttttttttttgacgctagACACGCAAGCGCAAGTAAGGAACGATTATAGAGAAAACGGTTTATTTACTAAAATTGCAAGCATGGAATGGACCGGCTCAGCCCCTCCAGGAATGGGAATGGTCCAACTCTCACCATTACGCGAGGAGTTGAAAGGAGTGAAATTACAGGGATCTCAACTCTCGGAAATTGAGTGGGAATGAAATGGGGGGTTCCACTTCGCAAATCTGCCCTCAATTCATTTACTACGACGGCAGCATTCTCCCGCAGTGAGGACCATCATGTATTGTTTTGCTTGTTATGTTTGCTCAAATAATTGCGCCCGTTCATGACCGGTGAATATGTTATTAAAGAAAGTTCTGCGCAAATAAGTAGTAGCTTTACTTTGTGCCGTATGCACTCCCTTCCTGCATAGTAGTATAACACGTTTTGCGCAATTCTAAATCCATACACAAGCTTTAGCACTCTCAGTATCCCCATGTACAGGTATAAGCGGACTAAATTCATTTAGTTAGAATGTATAGCTCTATTGAGTCTTATGATCCCAGCTGGTTGGGAAAAGTCCTGTGCTAATTTTTCTTTCGTTCGAGATGGTTCAACATtttatttcaaaatatttttcagAGAATCTTAATAATTTGTTTCTTTTCGTTTATTTTGTGTGTCATCACGGTGACGATGCCTTGTGGTCATTGTAATAGGTTTCGAGAAGTTGTGTAGATATTATCCACTCTTGGGTAGTACAATGTCCAAGCACCTACATGTGGATGCATCCACTGCGGATGCACTTTCGCATTGTAATAGGTTCCGAGAAGTTATGTAGATATTATCCACTCTTGGGTAGTACAATGTCCAAGCACCTACATGTGGATGCACCCACTGCGGATGCACTTTCGTTCATCAAAGAGACGCGGCGAAAATAAAACGTTCGGAAATTTCCTTGTCTCTGTGATCGCCGTGAGCACACAATAAACTACAATTTACCGACGTTCCGTATTCAACATGCATTAAAACGTACACATGTAGGTACAAGAGAACACCGGTACTCACAGGTACAAGAGAACACTGGTCGTCACTGCCAGCATAACCCATTCCGGCGACAAAGCTGTCAGAAGGGCCATGTCTGACCAAGAAATGGTTGGCACTCCGTGGCAGCACCTGTC
This Dermacentor silvarum isolate Dsil-2018 chromosome 6, BIME_Dsil_1.4, whole genome shotgun sequence DNA region includes the following protein-coding sequences:
- the LOC119456183 gene encoding cytochrome P450 3A41-like is translated as MALLTALSPEWVMLAVTTSVLLYLYASRNRNYWKNQNVPSEPFALIFGATLKLFSNPLHEIDLARYKKYGKLFGAFEMGKAVLFVAEPKMVKHVLVDDFASVPDRRTFQMNEPLLDNMMSMASVEVWRKVRLGAVPAFSAAVLRKMNSLIEDCVLVTTEHLKRAASKEEDVDVKQLFWDYALDLIARCAFTTKLDSHSEPTNEFVIRSRQVLSQRFTPRLFLILVCPAIARMLRIGPLRPDVIGFFRHLGQSIIKGNKDSPNCEKAFAFSFSFI